The following coding sequences are from one Eucalyptus grandis isolate ANBG69807.140 chromosome 11, ASM1654582v1, whole genome shotgun sequence window:
- the LOC104426407 gene encoding phosphatidylinositol:ceramide inositolphosphotransferase 2, which translates to MTLYIGREASKLWKRICAEITTEINLLAENWRYILAGLICQYIHGLAARGVHYLHRPGPTLQDVGFFLLPELGRDKAYISETVFTFVFASFVLWTFHPFILKTKKIYTVLVWCRVLAFLVASQILRIITFYSTQLPGPNYHCREGSKLARLPHPHSAAEVLLINFPRGVLYGCGDLIFSSHMIFTLVFVLTYQKYGTKRFIKQFAWLIAVVQSFLIVASRKHYTVDVVVAWYTVNLVVFFIDKKLPELPDRTSGSSLFLPVSTKEKDARSKEENHKLLNGNGGDPADWRPRTQVNGKIMEDGNAVLADNAMNGA; encoded by the exons ATGACGCTCTACATTGGTCGCGAGGCTTCGAAG CTATGGAAGAGAATTTGCGCGGAGATAACCACGGAGATCAACCTCCTCGCGGAGAACTGGAGATACATTCTCGCCGGTCTCATCTGTCAG TACATACATGGTCTGGCAGCTCGAGGAGTACATTACTTACATAGGCCTGGCCCCACACTTCAGGATGTTGGATTCTTTCTACTTCCG GAGCTTGGCCGAGACAAAGCTTACATCAGCGAGACTGTATTCACTTTCGTCTTCGCATCTTTCGTACTG TGGACTTTCCATCCTTTTATTCTGAAGACCAAAAAAATCTACACTGTTCTTGTCTGGTGCAGGGTCTTAGCTTTTCTTGTT GCTTCTCAGATTCTTCGGATCATCACATTTTATTCTACACAGCTTCCAGGTCCCAACTATCACTGCCGTGAG GGATCCAAACTTGCCAGATTACCTCATCCTCATAGTGCAGCAGAAGTTCTTCTAATCAACT TTCCTCGGGGGGTATTATATGGTTGTGGTGATCTGATATTCTCATCTCACATGATATTTACCTTGGTCTTCGTGCTCACGTATCAGAAATATGGCACAAAGAG GTTTATAAAGCAGTTTGCTTGGTTGATTGCTGTAGTACAGAGCTTCTTGATTGTTGCATCGCGGAAACATTACACAGTCGATGTCGTCGTTGCATG GTATACCGTTAATTTGGTGGTATTCTTCATTGACAAGAAATTGCCAG AACTTCCTGACCGGACCAGTGGCTCATCACTGTTCCTACCGGTGAGCACCAAAGAGAAAGATGCTAGAAGCAAAGAAGAGAATCACAAGCTCTTGAATGGGAATGGTGGAGACCCTGCTGATTGG AGACCAAGGACACAAGTCAATGGCAAGATTATGGAAGATGGCAATGCTGTCCTTGCTGATAATGCAATGAACGGTGCGTAG